Proteins encoded within one genomic window of Bradyrhizobium sp. 186:
- a CDS encoding rhodanese-like domain-containing protein, translated as MANQVQDLTPDEVSKGVAEGRYLLVDVREPNEVAVEAYPHGVVVPLSTFDPKAIPDPQGKQVVFACRSGKRSVTASLAAQEAGLPYDKHLAGGMLGWKAAGLPSKVGG; from the coding sequence ATGGCAAACCAGGTACAGGATCTGACCCCGGACGAGGTCTCCAAGGGTGTCGCGGAAGGGCGCTATCTCCTCGTCGACGTCCGCGAGCCGAACGAGGTCGCGGTCGAGGCCTATCCTCACGGCGTGGTCGTGCCGCTCTCGACCTTCGATCCCAAGGCGATCCCCGATCCCCAAGGCAAGCAGGTCGTGTTTGCCTGCCGCTCCGGAAAACGCTCGGTGACCGCCTCGCTCGCCGCGCAGGAGGCGGGCCTGCCTTACGACAAGCATCTCGCAGGCGGCATGTTGGGGTGGAAGGCGGCGGGTCTTCCCAGCAAGGTCGGTGGCTGA
- a CDS encoding 3-hydroxyacyl-ACP dehydratase FabZ family protein, whose product MQLEYFHMIDRIVDLNVGEKKIVVEALVPKESTIFEGHFPGYPLMPGVLLIESMAQASGWLLLGVLKFERMPILAAVKEAKVRGSVFPGDLMSIEATLAHEGSGYAMTEAKIRVGGKLRANSTLTFTLIPFPNADMRLHMDAIAKRVGFPQQAVSP is encoded by the coding sequence ATGCAACTCGAATACTTCCACATGATCGATCGCATCGTCGACCTCAACGTCGGCGAGAAGAAGATCGTCGTCGAGGCGCTGGTCCCGAAGGAGAGCACCATCTTCGAGGGGCACTTTCCGGGCTATCCGCTGATGCCCGGCGTGCTCCTGATCGAATCGATGGCGCAGGCCTCGGGCTGGCTCCTGCTTGGCGTGCTGAAGTTCGAGCGCATGCCGATCCTCGCCGCCGTGAAGGAAGCCAAGGTCCGCGGCTCGGTGTTCCCCGGCGATCTCATGAGCATCGAGGCAACGCTTGCCCATGAGGGCTCGGGCTACGCCATGACCGAAGCCAAGATCCGGGTCGGCGGCAAGCTGCGCGCGAACTCGACGCTCACCTTCACGCTGATCCCCTTCCCCAATGCGGATATGCGCTTGCACATGGACGCGATCGCCAAGCGCGTCGGCTTTCCGCAACAGGCTGTATCGCCATGA
- a CDS encoding beta-ketoacyl-ACP synthase: MTAPRDKLGRPVVVVTGMGIMTSLGAGKADNWSKLVAGESGIRTITRFPVDGLKTTMAGTVDFVSVDPFSSTGLSERMAEQVTQEALDQAGIGAKGDFPGPLFLAVAPVEVEWPQRRELGRAVGKPDFNYDDLLRISGGGKYTAYHHRFMFGSVAAHLAEAFGTKGSPISLSTACASGATSIQLGVEAIRRGETDAALCVATDGTVNPEALVRFSLLSALSTQNDPPQAASRPFSKNRDGFVMAEGAGALVLESYEAATARGAKILGVIAGCGELTDSFHRTRSSPDGKPIIGCMNKTLADAGMTPDQIDHINAHGTATPENDKMEFNTTSAVFGELAQKIPVTSNKSMVGHTISAAGAVEAIFSLLTLEHQRIPPTINYDNPDPTILFNVVGNKARDARVTAVMSNSFGFGGQNASLILTREPA, translated from the coding sequence ATGACTGCACCACGCGACAAACTCGGACGTCCCGTCGTCGTCGTCACCGGCATGGGCATCATGACCTCGCTCGGCGCCGGCAAGGCCGACAATTGGTCAAAGCTCGTCGCCGGCGAATCCGGCATCCGCACCATCACACGCTTTCCGGTCGATGGCCTGAAGACCACGATGGCCGGCACAGTCGATTTCGTCAGCGTCGATCCGTTCTCCTCCACCGGCTTGTCCGAGCGGATGGCCGAGCAGGTCACGCAGGAAGCGCTCGACCAGGCCGGCATCGGCGCCAAGGGTGACTTCCCAGGCCCGCTCTTCCTGGCGGTCGCGCCGGTCGAGGTCGAATGGCCGCAGCGCCGCGAGCTCGGCCGCGCCGTCGGCAAGCCCGACTTCAATTATGACGATTTGCTGCGCATCTCCGGCGGCGGCAAGTACACCGCCTATCATCATCGATTCATGTTCGGCTCAGTGGCCGCCCACCTCGCCGAGGCTTTTGGCACCAAGGGTTCGCCGATCTCGCTGTCGACGGCCTGCGCTTCGGGCGCGACCTCGATCCAGCTCGGCGTCGAGGCGATCCGCCGCGGCGAAACCGACGCCGCGCTTTGCGTGGCGACTGACGGTACGGTGAATCCGGAAGCGCTGGTGCGCTTCTCGCTGCTCTCGGCGCTGTCGACCCAGAACGATCCGCCGCAAGCGGCCTCCCGCCCCTTCTCCAAGAACCGCGACGGCTTCGTCATGGCCGAAGGCGCCGGCGCGCTTGTGCTGGAAAGCTACGAGGCGGCGACCGCGCGCGGCGCAAAAATCCTCGGCGTCATCGCCGGCTGCGGCGAGCTCACCGATTCCTTCCACCGCACCCGCTCCTCGCCCGATGGGAAACCGATCATCGGCTGCATGAACAAGACGCTGGCCGATGCCGGCATGACGCCGGACCAGATCGACCACATCAACGCGCACGGCACCGCAACGCCCGAAAACGACAAGATGGAATTCAACACGACGTCAGCCGTGTTCGGCGAGCTCGCGCAGAAGATTCCGGTCACCTCCAACAAGTCGATGGTCGGCCACACCATCTCGGCTGCCGGCGCGGTGGAAGCGATCTTCTCGCTGCTCACGCTCGAGCATCAGCGCATCCCGCCGACGATCAACTACGACAATCCGGATCCCACGATCCTGTTCAACGTCGTCGGCAACAAGGCGCGCGATGCTCGCGTCACCGCGGTGATGTCGAACTCGTTCGGCTTCGGCGGCCAGAACGCCTCGCTGATCCTGACCCGCGAACCGGCCTGA
- a CDS encoding lipid A biosynthesis lauroyl acyltransferase yields the protein MALLPASIKARAREAAKSLGGGLVGAATVGMLRTTRYFDPAKTADFFSRVTRLIGPRLREHRIGRANLTAAFPEKTPEEIENILMGVWDNLGRVGAEFAHMDHVWDYDRDHPDKGRIELPPRSVELFDQIRDDGKPALIFAAHLANWELPALAAVAHGLDAAILYRRPNIASADRIIQEMRQVNMGTLIPAGRDAPLRLAQALKDGKHVAMLIDQYLTGGVEVTFFGRKTRANPMLARLLRQVECPIHGVRIIRLPGNRFRGELTEEIKPMRDADGKIDIQGTTQAITSVVEGWVREHPEQWLWLHRRWR from the coding sequence ATGGCGCTGTTACCTGCGAGCATCAAGGCCCGCGCGCGGGAGGCTGCCAAATCGCTCGGCGGAGGCCTCGTCGGGGCCGCCACCGTCGGCATGCTGCGCACGACGCGCTATTTCGATCCCGCCAAGACTGCGGATTTCTTCTCGCGCGTCACCCGCCTGATCGGCCCGCGCCTGCGCGAGCACCGTATCGGCCGCGCCAACCTCACCGCCGCTTTCCCGGAGAAAACGCCGGAGGAGATCGAAAACATCCTGATGGGCGTCTGGGACAATCTCGGCCGGGTCGGCGCCGAGTTCGCCCATATGGACCACGTCTGGGACTATGATCGCGACCATCCGGACAAGGGCCGGATCGAACTGCCGCCGCGCAGCGTCGAGCTGTTCGACCAGATCCGGGACGACGGCAAGCCGGCGCTGATCTTCGCAGCACATCTCGCTAATTGGGAATTGCCGGCGCTCGCCGCCGTCGCGCATGGGCTGGACGCCGCGATCCTCTACCGCCGGCCGAACATCGCGTCAGCCGACCGCATCATCCAGGAGATGCGCCAAGTCAACATGGGAACGCTGATCCCTGCCGGACGCGACGCGCCGCTGCGGCTCGCACAGGCGCTGAAGGACGGCAAGCACGTCGCCATGCTGATCGACCAATACCTGACCGGCGGCGTCGAGGTCACCTTCTTCGGCCGCAAGACCCGCGCCAATCCGATGCTGGCGCGGCTGTTGCGCCAGGTCGAATGCCCCATCCACGGCGTCCGCATCATCCGTCTCCCCGGCAACCGTTTCCGCGGCGAGCTGACCGAGGAGATCAAGCCGATGCGCGACGCCGACGGCAAGATCGACATCCAGGGCACGACCCAGGCGATCACGAGCGTGGTGGAAGGCTGGGTTCGCGAGCATCCGGAGCAATGGCTGTGGCTGCACCGGCGGTGGCGGTAG
- a CDS encoding polyamine ABC transporter substrate-binding protein, with protein sequence MTNVSRLGVFLGLATAAALTLLSPGAVAEERVVNFYNWSNYMAPDVLEAFTKETGIKVVYDTFDANETLETRLMAGKSGYDVVVPTAYFLQRQIKASIFQKLDKSKLPNLSHAWPVVTERLAIYDPDNVYAANYMWGTTGIGYNVAKVKAILGADAKIDSWDIVFKPENLAKFKDCGVHMLDSADDIFPAALNYLGLDPNSTRQADLEKAADIVAKVRPSVRKFHSSEYLSALATGEICFVVGWSGDIMQARARAAEAKSGIEIGYAIPKEGAQMFFDNLAIPADAKNVKEAYELINHLYRPDVAAKNSDFLSYANGNLASQKLLDPKILNDKNVYPDDAALAKLFVITAREPATQRIINRLWTKVKTGR encoded by the coding sequence ATGACGAACGTCAGCCGCCTTGGCGTTTTCCTTGGTCTTGCGACCGCCGCGGCGCTGACGCTGCTCTCGCCAGGGGCGGTCGCCGAGGAGCGCGTCGTCAACTTCTACAACTGGTCCAACTACATGGCGCCGGACGTCCTTGAGGCCTTCACCAAGGAGACCGGCATCAAGGTGGTCTACGACACGTTTGACGCCAACGAGACGCTGGAGACGCGCCTGATGGCCGGCAAGTCCGGCTATGACGTCGTGGTGCCGACGGCCTATTTCCTCCAGCGCCAGATCAAGGCCAGCATCTTCCAGAAGCTCGACAAGTCGAAGCTGCCGAACCTTAGCCATGCCTGGCCCGTGGTGACCGAGCGCCTCGCCATTTACGATCCCGACAACGTTTACGCCGCCAACTACATGTGGGGCACGACCGGCATCGGCTACAACGTCGCCAAGGTGAAGGCGATCCTGGGAGCGGACGCGAAGATCGACAGCTGGGACATCGTCTTCAAGCCGGAGAACCTGGCAAAATTCAAGGATTGCGGCGTTCACATGCTCGACTCCGCCGACGACATTTTTCCGGCGGCGCTGAACTATCTCGGGCTCGATCCGAACTCGACCAGGCAGGCCGACCTCGAGAAGGCCGCCGACATCGTGGCGAAGGTTCGCCCGTCCGTGCGCAAGTTTCACTCCTCCGAGTATCTCAGCGCGCTCGCGACCGGCGAGATCTGCTTCGTGGTCGGCTGGTCCGGCGACATCATGCAGGCCCGCGCCCGCGCCGCGGAGGCCAAGAGCGGCATCGAGATCGGCTACGCGATCCCGAAGGAGGGCGCACAGATGTTCTTCGACAATCTCGCGATCCCCGCGGATGCCAAGAACGTCAAGGAAGCCTACGAGCTGATCAACCATCTCTACCGCCCGGACGTCGCCGCCAAGAACTCGGACTTTCTGTCCTACGCCAACGGCAACCTCGCCAGTCAGAAGCTGCTCGACCCGAAGATTTTGAACGACAAGAACGTCTATCCGGACGACGCCGCGCTCGCAAAGCTCTTCGTCATCACGGCGCGCGAGCCGGCGACGCAGCGGATCATCAACAGGCTCTGGACCAAGGTGAAGACGGGAAGGTGA
- a CDS encoding beta-ketoacyl-ACP synthase, translated as MTDTPTSKPGQTEVWITGIGLATSLGEGLDANWAALQEKRTNIDENGFAPFIVHPLLPVSFDGQIPKKGDQRQMEAWQRIGVYAAGLALDSAGIKGNKDILSKIDMVVAAGGGERDLNVDTGVLTAEAKGANAPGFLNERLMSDLRPTLFLAQLSNLLAGNIAIVHGLGGTSRTFMGEEVAGADAARIALARIASGESDIALVGGSHNGERKDLMVLYEFGDFNLKDKFAPVWAREDHAGFALGSAGAFLVLESKAHAEARGAKPFAKLSSVVADLARRKQPGDMAATLEKLWAKLPKREGKGAIISGATGAEPATSEERGFLKSHADLPVRATGTMFGHTMETQFPLGIALAALAISRGALFPPNDSTGTEIEMQGAPTQIVVVGAGHWRGEGMALVEAVG; from the coding sequence ATGACCGACACTCCCACTTCGAAGCCGGGCCAGACGGAAGTCTGGATCACCGGCATTGGGCTCGCTACCTCGCTCGGCGAGGGGCTCGACGCCAACTGGGCCGCGCTCCAGGAGAAGCGCACTAATATCGACGAGAACGGTTTTGCGCCCTTCATCGTGCATCCGCTGCTGCCGGTCAGCTTCGACGGCCAGATCCCGAAGAAGGGCGACCAGCGCCAGATGGAAGCCTGGCAGCGCATCGGCGTCTATGCCGCGGGCCTTGCGCTGGATTCCGCAGGGATCAAGGGCAACAAGGATATTCTGTCGAAGATCGACATGGTGGTCGCCGCCGGCGGCGGCGAGCGCGATCTCAACGTCGACACCGGCGTGCTCACGGCCGAGGCCAAGGGCGCAAATGCGCCCGGCTTCCTCAACGAGCGGCTGATGAGCGATTTGCGGCCGACGCTGTTCCTGGCCCAGCTCTCGAATCTCCTCGCCGGCAACATCGCCATCGTGCACGGCCTCGGCGGCACCTCACGTACCTTCATGGGCGAAGAGGTTGCAGGCGCCGATGCCGCGCGCATCGCGCTGGCGCGGATCGCTTCGGGCGAGAGCGACATTGCGCTGGTCGGCGGCTCGCACAATGGCGAGCGCAAGGACCTCATGGTCCTCTACGAATTCGGCGACTTCAACCTGAAGGACAAGTTCGCTCCCGTGTGGGCGCGCGAGGATCACGCCGGCTTCGCGCTCGGCTCAGCCGGCGCGTTCCTGGTGCTGGAATCGAAGGCCCATGCCGAGGCGCGCGGCGCAAAGCCGTTCGCAAAGCTTTCGAGCGTGGTTGCCGATCTCGCCAGGCGCAAGCAGCCGGGCGACATGGCCGCGACGCTGGAGAAGCTCTGGGCGAAGCTGCCGAAGCGCGAGGGCAAGGGCGCGATCATCTCGGGCGCGACCGGCGCGGAGCCCGCGACGTCCGAAGAGCGCGGCTTCCTGAAGAGCCACGCCGACTTGCCCGTGCGTGCCACCGGCACGATGTTCGGCCACACCATGGAGACGCAATTCCCGCTCGGGATTGCACTCGCCGCGCTGGCGATCTCTCGCGGCGCGCTGTTCCCGCCGAACGATTCCACCGGGACCGAGATTGAAATGCAGGGAGCACCCACCCAGATTGTGGTGGTGGGAGCCGGACACTGGCGCGGCGAAGGCATGGCGCTGGTCGAGGCAGTTGGTTAG
- a CDS encoding DUF87 domain-containing protein — protein sequence MTSFGRVISVRGSLARVGLLAASQMPVSEVRATVGRFVSIRCASSVIVAMITEVSCENLSNTDNLIAIASVDLLGEILNAADKAKFQRGVTNYPTIGDAVDLITSQELRTIYAPTGSDQINVGFLQQDRSVVAYVDIEEMLSKHFAVLGSTGVGKSTGVSLLLNEILKARPNLRIFLLDVHNEYGRCFGDRALVLNPRNLKLPFWLFNFEEIVDVLFGGRAGVPEELDVLAEVIPIAKGIYTQYQNADRLGLKRIDPKQIGFTVDTPVPYRLVDLISLIDERMGKLENRSSRIIYHKLISRIEAVRNDPRYAFMFDNANVGGDTMAEVISHLFRLPANGKPMTVMQLAGFPAEVIDSVVSVLCRMAFDFGLWSDGVSPMLFVCEEAHRYASADRNVGFGPTRKAVSRIAKEGRKYGVYLGLITQRPAELDATIISQCNTLFTMRLANERDQALLRAAVSDAAANLLSFVPSLGTREVLAFGEGVALPTRLRFKEVPPHQLPRGEATISSVPSVTSGHDMHFVGAVLERWRGATSQRDVPNDPVFSQPPAKTLATAEAPMLQPSMGLDPDRFSLLKKPLR from the coding sequence GTGACATCCTTTGGACGCGTGATTTCGGTTCGCGGATCGCTCGCCCGGGTCGGGCTTTTGGCCGCAAGCCAAATGCCGGTCTCGGAGGTTCGGGCGACCGTCGGCCGTTTCGTCAGCATCCGCTGCGCCAGCTCGGTCATCGTCGCCATGATCACCGAGGTGTCCTGCGAGAACCTCTCGAACACCGACAATTTGATCGCGATCGCGTCCGTCGATCTGCTCGGCGAAATTCTCAACGCCGCCGACAAGGCCAAATTCCAGCGCGGCGTCACCAACTATCCGACCATCGGCGATGCCGTCGACCTGATCACGAGCCAGGAGCTGCGTACGATCTACGCGCCGACGGGATCGGACCAGATCAATGTCGGCTTCCTCCAGCAGGACCGCTCCGTCGTCGCCTATGTCGATATCGAGGAAATGCTGTCCAAGCACTTTGCGGTGCTGGGATCGACCGGCGTCGGCAAATCGACCGGCGTGTCGCTGCTGCTCAACGAGATCCTCAAGGCGCGCCCGAACCTGCGCATCTTCCTGCTCGACGTCCACAACGAATATGGCCGCTGCTTCGGCGACCGCGCGCTGGTGCTCAACCCGCGAAACCTCAAGCTGCCGTTCTGGCTGTTCAATTTCGAGGAAATCGTCGACGTGCTGTTCGGTGGCCGCGCCGGCGTGCCCGAGGAGCTCGACGTCCTCGCCGAGGTGATCCCGATCGCCAAGGGCATCTACACCCAGTACCAGAACGCCGACCGCCTCGGCCTGAAGCGAATCGATCCCAAGCAGATCGGCTTCACCGTCGACACGCCGGTGCCGTACCGCCTGGTGGATTTGATTTCGCTGATCGACGAGCGCATGGGCAAGCTGGAAAACCGCTCCTCGCGCATCATCTATCACAAGCTGATCTCGCGCATCGAAGCGGTGCGCAACGACCCGCGCTACGCCTTCATGTTCGACAACGCCAATGTCGGCGGCGATACCATGGCCGAGGTGATCAGCCATCTGTTCCGCCTGCCCGCCAACGGCAAGCCGATGACGGTGATGCAGCTCGCCGGCTTCCCGGCTGAAGTCATCGATTCCGTCGTCTCGGTGCTGTGCCGCATGGCGTTCGATTTCGGCCTGTGGAGCGACGGCGTTTCGCCGATGCTGTTCGTCTGCGAGGAGGCGCACCGCTACGCATCCGCCGACCGCAATGTCGGCTTCGGGCCGACCCGCAAGGCGGTATCGCGGATCGCCAAGGAAGGCCGCAAATACGGCGTCTATCTCGGCCTCATCACCCAGCGTCCCGCCGAACTCGACGCCACCATCATCTCCCAGTGCAACACGCTATTCACGATGCGTCTTGCCAACGAACGCGACCAGGCGTTGCTCCGCGCCGCGGTGTCGGATGCGGCCGCGAACCTGCTCTCGTTCGTGCCCTCGCTCGGCACCCGCGAGGTGCTAGCGTTCGGCGAAGGCGTCGCGTTGCCGACCCGGCTGCGATTCAAGGAAGTGCCGCCGCATCAATTGCCGCGTGGCGAAGCCACCATCAGCAGCGTACCGTCCGTCACCTCCGGTCACGACATGCATTTCGTCGGCGCCGTGCTCGAGCGCTGGCGCGGCGCCACCTCGCAGCGCGACGTGCCGAACGATCCGGTTTTTTCCCAGCCGCCCGCCAAGACGCTCGCCACGGCGGAGGCCCCGATGCTGCAGCCCTCGATGGGCCTCGACCCGGATCGCTTCTCGCTGCTGAAAAAGCCACTGCGGTAA
- a CDS encoding aminotransferase, translating into MSKSCSLNKVFADLPVTIFEAMSQAARDNNAINLGQGFPDDPGPEDIRRAAADASLNGYNQYPSMMGIPELRQAIATHYGHWHGLKLDPMSEVMVTSGGTEALTSAILAVVQPGDEVVCFQPVYDSYLPIIRQAGGIPRLVRLEPPGWRLNEDMLKSVFNSKTKAVLFNNPLNPSAVVYPREDLELLARYCQEFDVIAICDEVWEHVTFDEHKHIPLITIPGMRDRTIKVGSAGKIFSLTGWKIGFVCAAPPLLRVAAKVHQFLTFTTAPNLQAAVAYGLGKPDEYFLSMRKDLTRSRDRLTKGLESLGFPVLKSQGTYFLTVDLSPLGLNESDAEFCWRIVRDYKVAAIPVSAFYEQDPVTSVVRFCFAKKDETLDTALERLSDAVRRRKG; encoded by the coding sequence ATGTCCAAAAGCTGTTCCCTGAACAAGGTCTTCGCCGACCTTCCCGTCACCATCTTCGAGGCGATGTCGCAGGCTGCACGCGACAACAACGCCATCAACCTCGGCCAGGGTTTTCCCGACGATCCCGGTCCTGAGGACATCCGCCGCGCCGCGGCCGACGCCTCGCTCAACGGCTACAACCAGTATCCGTCGATGATGGGCATCCCGGAGCTGCGCCAGGCGATCGCGACGCATTACGGCCACTGGCACGGTCTCAAGCTCGATCCGATGAGCGAGGTGATGGTGACCTCGGGCGGCACCGAGGCCCTGACCTCTGCCATTCTCGCGGTGGTTCAGCCCGGCGACGAGGTGGTCTGCTTCCAGCCGGTCTATGATTCCTATCTGCCGATCATCCGCCAGGCCGGCGGCATTCCGCGCCTCGTGCGGCTCGAGCCGCCGGGCTGGCGGCTGAATGAGGACATGCTGAAAAGCGTCTTCAATTCAAAGACCAAGGCGGTGCTCTTCAACAATCCCTTGAATCCCTCCGCGGTGGTCTATCCGCGCGAGGACCTCGAGCTGCTGGCGCGGTACTGCCAGGAGTTCGACGTCATCGCCATCTGCGACGAGGTCTGGGAGCACGTCACCTTCGACGAGCACAAGCACATCCCGCTGATCACAATCCCCGGCATGCGCGACCGCACCATCAAGGTCGGCTCGGCCGGCAAGATCTTTTCGCTGACGGGCTGGAAGATCGGTTTCGTCTGCGCCGCGCCGCCGCTGTTGCGCGTTGCGGCCAAGGTGCATCAGTTCCTCACCTTCACGACCGCGCCGAACCTTCAGGCCGCCGTCGCCTACGGCCTCGGCAAGCCCGACGAGTATTTCCTCTCGATGCGCAAGGATCTGACGCGGAGCAGGGACCGCCTGACCAAGGGACTGGAAAGCCTCGGTTTCCCCGTGCTGAAGTCGCAGGGGACCTACTTCCTGACCGTCGACCTGTCTCCGCTCGGGCTGAACGAGAGCGATGCCGAGTTCTGCTGGCGAATCGTGCGGGACTACAAGGTGGCGGCGATCCCGGTCTCGGCCTTCTACGAACAGGACCCGGTCACCTCGGTGGTCCGCTTCTGTTTTGCCAAGAAGGACGAGACGCTCGACACCGCATTGGAGCGGCTGTCGGACGCGGTGCGCCGCCGCAAGGGATAG
- a CDS encoding peroxidase-related enzyme (This protein belongs to a clade of uncharacterized proteins related to peroxidases such as the alkylhydroperoxidase AhpD.), whose translation MTKPATQRFPAPALDTLPDDIRTRLLAVQEKSGFVPNVFLTLAYRPDEFRAFFAYHDALMEKDGGLTKAEREMIVVATSAANQCQYCVIAHGAILRIRAKNALIADQVAVNYRKADITLRQKAMLDFAMKVSTDAQRISEDDFAALAPYGFSDDDIWDIAAISAFFALSNRLANFTGMRPNDEFYLMGRLPKK comes from the coding sequence ATGACAAAGCCCGCCACGCAACGCTTTCCCGCTCCCGCGCTCGACACGCTGCCCGACGATATCCGCACGCGGCTCCTTGCCGTGCAGGAAAAGAGCGGCTTCGTGCCGAACGTATTTCTCACGCTGGCCTACCGCCCCGACGAGTTCCGCGCGTTCTTCGCCTATCACGATGCGCTGATGGAGAAGGACGGCGGCCTCACCAAGGCCGAGCGCGAGATGATCGTGGTGGCGACCTCGGCGGCCAATCAGTGTCAGTATTGCGTGATCGCGCATGGTGCAATCCTGCGCATCCGCGCCAAGAACGCGCTGATTGCCGACCAGGTCGCGGTGAACTACCGCAAGGCCGACATCACGCTGCGGCAGAAGGCGATGCTCGACTTCGCGATGAAGGTCTCGACGGATGCGCAGCGAATTTCCGAGGATGATTTTGCAGCGCTCGCGCCGTACGGCTTCAGTGACGACGACATCTGGGACATCGCCGCGATCTCAGCCTTCTTCGCGTTGTCGAACCGCCTGGCGAATTTCACCGGCATGCGGCCAAACGACGAGTTCTATCTGATGGGACGCCTGCCGAAGAAATGA
- a CDS encoding acyl carrier protein — protein MSSTFDQVATIIAETCDIPRDTITPDSHAIDDLGIDSLDFLDIAFAIDKQFGIKLPLEKWTQEVNDGKATTEQYFVLKNLCARIDELVAAKGASA, from the coding sequence ATGTCCTCTACATTCGATCAGGTCGCTACGATCATCGCTGAAACCTGCGACATCCCGCGCGACACGATCACGCCGGATAGCCATGCCATCGATGACCTCGGCATCGACAGCCTCGATTTCCTGGACATCGCGTTCGCGATCGACAAGCAGTTCGGCATCAAGCTACCGCTGGAAAAGTGGACCCAGGAGGTCAACGACGGCAAGGCGACCACCGAGCAATATTTCGTGCTGAAGAATCTGTGCGCTCGCATCGACGAACTGGTTGCGGCGAAGGGCGCGAGCGCCTAA
- a CDS encoding ParB-like protein — protein sequence MTNTREPRVHPVPILSLRPTQMTVGMREVKEKRKRWREHGKNKQAELLGTHMIPVVHGPDLRYYVIDHHHLGRALHDEDIKEVLVTVVGDLRMVEREAFWGVMDNKRWVYPYDAKGERRPFRDLPKSVVDLKDDPFRSLAGELRRMGGFAKDTTPFSEFLWADYLRRKLLRKAVDANFDKALEKAMSAAKSKDAIYLPGWCGPAEED from the coding sequence ATGACCAATACGCGCGAGCCGAGAGTCCATCCGGTGCCGATCCTGTCGCTCCGGCCGACGCAGATGACGGTCGGCATGCGCGAGGTGAAGGAGAAGCGCAAGCGCTGGCGCGAGCACGGCAAGAACAAGCAGGCCGAGCTGCTCGGCACCCACATGATCCCGGTCGTGCACGGGCCGGACCTGCGCTATTACGTGATCGACCATCATCATCTTGGCCGCGCGCTGCACGACGAGGACATCAAGGAGGTGCTGGTGACCGTGGTCGGCGACCTCAGGATGGTCGAGCGCGAGGCATTCTGGGGCGTGATGGACAACAAGCGCTGGGTCTATCCTTACGACGCCAAGGGCGAGCGGCGGCCGTTCCGCGACCTGCCGAAATCGGTCGTCGATCTCAAGGATGATCCGTTCCGCAGCCTCGCCGGCGAGCTCCGCCGCATGGGCGGCTTCGCCAAGGACACCACGCCGTTCTCCGAATTCCTGTGGGCCGACTATCTGCGCCGCAAGCTGCTGCGCAAGGCGGTCGACGCCAATTTCGACAAGGCGCTGGAGAAGGCGATGTCCGCAGCCAAGAGCAAGGATGCGATCTATCTGCCCGGCTGGTGCGGACCGGCGGAGGAGGATTAA